One Streptomyces sp. CG4 genomic window, CCCAGGGTCGCGGCGGCAACTCCCATGCCTATCCGCCGTGTTGCGATGTTCGAAGGTGACGGCTTGCGATGCTTCGACACGTTCTTGTGATTCCTTTCCGAGTGAAGCGGGCGTTTCAGATGACCGCTGCAGATGCCCATTCCCGCTCGACGAGAGAGGAGGCATTCAGCCTGGCCAGGTCAGCGGTCGGTGCCTGTTCAGTCAAGAGAGACTTCAACCTCGTCCGCAACCAGATCTGTCCACTGCTGCGGTGGGAACCAGTGGCTTCTGACCCCTGCCTACGGACCTCGGCTCATATTTCTACGGTCCATCGTGGGAAACCTGGTATCTCCCATTCGATGGCACTGATACGACCGCTTCGGTGCGCCGCTTTTCCGGGAGTGGATGGGGGAAGCTGACCCTCGAAGCCAACCGTGAAAATAAGCTGATTTACGGAACTGGAAGGGGTGCCGGCGAGCTCCGGACAAGAGCGTTTATGCCGGTGTCTGTGTGCCGGCATGGGAAGCCCCGGATGGGCAGTACCGTCTTTGTCGGCCGAAGGCGGAGAGCTCCGCCCGGTCTTGTCCGACCTGTCGGGTGGCGCAGTGTGGGCAGGGGCGGTCGGGTGGGGAGGGGACTGCGGGGCGCCCTTGGGTACGGGGCCGGCGGTGCCGGTGGCGTGGCCGTTCATGGGCAGTTGGATGGCGGTGGCAGTGGCTGCGAGGAGTCCGGCAACCGCGGTGACGGTCACCGCCGGGCACCTGCGGGTGACGTAGCGAAGCCATGGTTGGCCAGGCGTCGCCGGCGTACGCGGTGGGGCGTGGCCGACGGTGGCCGGCATCCGCTCGGACGGGCCGGTCGAGGCGACGTGAGTGCTCGTGCGCCGCCGTCTGGCGATCGCGAATGCGGTACCACCCCAGGGGAGCAGAGCCGTGGCCAGCACCGCGCCCGGCCATTTGTTCAGGCCGGCCAGCACGGAGTAGGCGCGGGCGCAGCTGCAGCAGAGGGCCACGTGCCGGTCGAGGTCGTCACTGGGGTATGCGCACCTGCGGCGGGTTGCCGCTTCCAGCAGGGAGCCGAAACGATGGCAGTACTCGTTCTCGGACCGTTCTGCGTAGCGACGCAAGTAGGCCTGACGAAAGTCTTCGAGGGCACTGCGTCCGAGGTGGGGGACCGTGTTGGGGTGGACACCCAGAGACCGGCCGGCCGCAAGATCGTCGTCCCGTTGCACGACGGCGTGCCACAGGACGGCCTGGGCGCGCCGGGGCAGCCGGTGGAAGGCCCCGGAGAGGGCGCCGACACTTTCCGAGGAGGGTTCGGCCGACGGTCGGCTGGGTGAGACGTGCTTCGTATGGTCCAGCCAGGCGAGGAAATCGGTGGAGAGCTCTCTTCGGCGTGTGGTGCCGGCCCATAGCCGGGCGGTCCACTCGACGAGGAGGAACGGATGGTGCGGCGGCGGCTGGTCGGAGCCCGGCGCGGTGCGAATGTCGCGCACGGCGCGCTGGAGCGCCTCCAGCGCCAGGGCCTGTACGGATGCCTCGGTCGCGAAGAGAACGGCGTAGTCGAGCAGGGCGGGAAGGCGGCGTCTGCGCACTTCGCCCGCAGCTGCCGCGATCTGCTTCCGACGGGCCCTGGGATCGCTGGGCCCCTGGTCGGTCGGCCGTGACGTGGCGGGCATGCGCAGTGTCTCGATGAGTACGGCATTCGGCAGATCGGCCCAGGACAGGGCCGTCTGACTGCCTCTCGGCTCGGGCGCGCCGCACTGGTGACGCCGGGGCATTCTCGTCACCTGCCTGTCCGGTGTCCCGGAAGTGCGCGGGCCCGGGTGGGGTGGGCGCATAGTGACGGGCGTGAACCGCGTACAAGAAGGCCTGCGCCGTCCGTTCGCCCCTTCGGGCACGGCAGGCCGGACTGCCTCATGGAGGGAATGGGGTTCCTGTGAGAAGCCGTATGGTGTTGCGGTGGTGTGTACGGGCGTGGCTTGCGGAAGGGGAATGCAGGATGCCGCATGGGCGTATCCGTTCTGTCGGCCGGGCGGTCTCGAATGGCCGCCCCAGGGATGACCGGCGGTCGATCGCCGGCTCGAACGCCTCAGCGTGAGAAATTCCGCCGGATCGGCGTCGAATGAAGTGAACGATGTGCGCCGCCGGATCCGCAACGGCTTGCCGGTACGGCTGCGGCTGTCTCTGGGATTTCTCGGCGAGGCATCTACGTAGGGCGGAGCCAATATCTACGGATCGCAGGTCAATTCACTACCGGCACCGGCGAGTCCGGAGGTGTGCCGCTACGGCTGAACGATGTCGGAGAGTGCTCGGGGGAGGTCATTTCGCGTGGTGATGCCGAGTTTGCGGAAGGCCCGGGTGAGGTGGAACTCCACGGTGCGGCGGGTGACGAACAGCTCTGTGGCGATCTGCTGGTTGCTCATTCCCTCGGCGGCCAAGGTGGCGATACGGCACTCTCTGCTGGTCAGGGCGGACACGCCTGACTGCCGTTTGCGGCGTGGGCGGGCGCCGGTGTCGAGCAGGGCGCGGTGCGCGCGTTCGGACAGCGGCCGGGCATGTGCTGTTTCGGCCAGGTCCAGGGCTTGTCGGAGCCGGGTGCGGGATTCGTTGATGTGCCCGTGTGCGGCGAGGAGTTCGCCCAGGTCGGCGAGGGCGCGGGCCAGGTCGATGCGTGCCGGCGTCGATTCCAGCAGGGCGACCGCCTCGGTCAGTGCGGCGAGGGCCGCCGGGCCGGTACTGAGCAGGCCGAGGGCGCGCAGGCTCGTGGCGACGGTCCTGGGGCTGCCCCAGGCGCGGGCGAGCTGCAGCTCCTGCTGGGCAAGGTGGGCCGCGGTGGCCCGATGACCGAGCCGGTCGTGGATCAAGGCGGCTTCGGAGCGCCAGGGGACGAGCGCGGGATTGTCGTAGCCGCCTTCGGTCTGGCGGTGCCCGCACTCCTCCAGGTCGGCCAACGCGGCCTCGGGCCGGCCCTGTTCGAGCCGCAGCCGGGCCCGGGCCGCCAGCAGCGCCGTCCAGCTCCAGTGCTTGCCGACCGGACCTTCGAAGGGGGCCCGGCACACGCGGGCGGCCTCTGGGACGTCACCGAGGTCCAGCAAGGCGTGGACGGCCAGAGCCGTTGCGTACGGCCAGTAGCGTCGGTCGGCGGGTGCCGGATCGAGGATTTGTCCGATGTGGGCCAGGGCTGCTCGGGGGTCTCCCATCCGGTAGGCCAGCTTCGCGTGGACGGACACCAACAGCGACCGTGGCGACGGCGGTTGCTCGTCCCGTGCCGCGATGGCCACGTGCCGGTACCAGTGCTCGGCCTCGGTCAGCCGGTCGGCGTTCAGCAGCGCACTGACCGCGAAGGTGCCCGTGAGCACGGGGTCCGCGGGCGGGCTGAACTGCGCCAGGGCGCGTTCGGCCAGGGTGGCGGCGGTCTCCGAGCACTGGCCGGTGAGGAAGGTCTTCACCGCGAGCGCCGCGAGCAGGAGGCGCTGACCTGGGGTGTCACCGGGCAGGTCGGTGCCGATGCCGCCCCGGCCGATCCAGTCGTCCGCCAGTCGGGGGGTGTCCTCCAGGAAGAGAAGGATGCCCTGCGCCCACAGCCGGTACAGCGACTCACGGTCCGCGTCGGGGATCTCGGCCGCCAGCGCGTCCAGCAGGGCGACCGCCTCCGCACTGCGGCCGGTGCGGGTCAGGGCCTCGGCCAGGTGCGGGACCAGGTGCACTCTGCCTGCGGGTTCCAGGTGCTCCACGGCCGCGCGCAGATGCTCGACGGCCGCGGCCGGGTCGGTCTGCACTTCGGTGATGCCCAACTGGGCCAGGATCTCCAGCCGGTCTGCCTGGGCGGGCGGTTCGCTCAGAGCCCTGTGCAGGTACGCGCGGCAGGCGTGAAACTCGTGCCGGTGCAGGGCCTGTTGGGCCGCCGCACGCAGTACCCGTACTCGCCACGGGTGCCCTTCCGGCTCGGTGGCGAGCAGGAGATCGGCCACCTCCCTGTCGTCGCCTCCGAGAGCCAGCAAGGCATCGGCCGCTCGGGCCCGCAGTTCGTTGCGCGCTGCCGTACTGGTCCGGAGCTGCAATGTCTCCCGCATCAAGGGGTGGCGAAGCTGCCACGGCGGACCCGGCTCCGCGAGGCCGGCCTGTTCGAGCACGGTGAGCGCACCGGCCACGGCGACGGCGTCGAGCCCGGTGACCTCGCACAGCAGCGGCTGGCTGGTGGTGCGTCCGAGAGTGGCCAGTGCGGCGGCCGCGGGTGCGACCGAGGCCGAGTGCCGGCGTAGCAGGATGGGCAGGTGGAGAGGGAGCAGCCGCTGTGCCAGCGCGGTCAGCCGCGGCAGCTCGGAGCGCACCGGGGAGATCCCGCTGCGGGAAACGTTCTCGGTGAGCGCCCGCAGCAAGTACGGGTTGCCGCCCGTGATCAGGTGGCACAGGGCCGCCACCTCTGTGTCGAGTTCAGTCCCCAACCCATCGGTGAGGTACTGCGCGACAGCGGCCGGTGACAGTGGCGCGGGCCGCAGACGCCGGCAGGCCGGGTGTGCGGACAGCTCGGCGACCACGCTGTCCTCGGTGTCGCTGTCTTCGGCGCGTACCGCGATGAGGAGCGATATCCGGCTGCCTCTCAACCGGCGGGCCAGGTAGGTCAGCCAGTGGCGCGAACACGGGTCGGCGTGGTGGGCGTCGTCGACCAGCACCAGCAGGGGACGGCGTGCAGCCAGCCGCAGTGCCAGCAGGTACAGGCCGTGCAACTGCGCGAAGGGTACGTCCGATGAGCCGGTACAGGACCAGACCTGATCGGCCGACGACTCGAAGACGGCCCGGGCGGCCTCGGCCGCGCCGGCCAACAGCGAGGAAGATCCCTGGGATTCGGCCGCGACTGTGGCCGGTTCAAGGAGCTGTCGTACGACACCGAACGCCATGCCCCGTTCCAGATCGCAGCCGTGGGCCTGGAGAACCATGAGCCCTCGATCGTGCCCCTGGCGCGCTGCGGCCGCCAGAAGGGCGCTCTTGCCGACGCCTGCCGGGCCCTCGATCAGAGCCACCGCACACTCGCCGCCGGACGCCTGCTCGATCAGCGAGCCCAATACGCCGAGCTCCGCGGAGCGTTCCAGCAAGGTCACCATGAACTCCTTGCACCGTCACCTGTCCTGTCCTGGAGGTCACCCAGCCACCCTGGGCGCACACGACACCCGCGCGCGGAAGCTTCGGGCCGGGGCAGGCCGCCTGGGCGAAATCCGCGACCACGGCGTTCGGGGGAGCGCTACGCAGATCGCTGTCGTGGGGCGTCGGTCGGACAGCCGTACGTGGGTCGACCGGCCGTATGCCGCGCCGATGCCCACGGCTGCTGTTTCCGGCCCGCGACCGGGGACCGGGGCGTGGTGGCTGCGACGTCCGCGCTTCCCGTCAGCCGTGGGTGTCACAGAAGGCGGGGTGTGTGTCGTAGGTGGCGTTGCCTGTTGGCTGCCGGCGCGGTGCCGGGAGCAGCAGCGCCAGAACCGTGCTGCTCAGGTGCGGTCCGGCGTAGATCCACAGTACGCCCTGGACGCCGAGCGGTTGGATGAACAGGGTGCCGATCAGCGGCCCGAATGCCACGCTCGCCCGCCGGAATGAGCGAGGCGCCGAGCAGCGAGCCGTCCTCCGCGCGCGGGGGCCGGGGCGGAGCGAGGTTCTGGACCACGGGGACACCTCCGTGCTGGTGCGGCCCCTGGTGCGTGTGCCGCGGCGACGTGCCCTTGATGAAAGCGACCCGGAACAATTCCTGTCAATGGATTGCCAAAATCTCACGGAAAGTGTGTGATGTTTGGACGGCTTGGAACGCGCCGAGCCCAGCGCACCGTCGTTGAGGAGGCGGCAGGAGATGAGACCCAGCCGGGGGACCGAGGCCGAGGTCGAGCAGCGCCGGCTGAAGCTGCTGCAGCAGGTGATCGCCCAGGGCGCCGTGCGCATCGCCACTCTGGCCGAGAACCTGCAGGTCAGCACCATGACCGTGCACCGCGACCTGGCCAACCTGGAATCCCGGCAGTTGCTGCACAAGCGCCGCGGCATGGCGGTCGCCCTGGCGAACGTCACGCTCGAGACCGCGACACGGTTCCGCGAGTATCGCGACATCGAGGCGAAGGAGGCGTTCGCCGAACGGCTTGTCCGGGAGGTCCAGTCGGGGCAGACGGTCCTCATGGACTGCGGCAGTACGCTCTTCCCGCTCGCCCGCAGGCTGACCCGGATCGAGGGCCTGACCGTGGTCACGAACTCACTGCGCATCGCAAGTCTCGTCGGCGGCGCCGACGCCGCGCCCGGCACATGCGTGATCCTGCTGGGCGGCGCCTTCCGCGCCGACTTCGAGGCATGTGCCGGTACGGACACATTGCGCCACCTGTCCCGGATCCGCGCCGACGTGATGTTCTCCTCGGCCACCGCTGTCCAGGGCGGTCGACTCTTCCACCCCGACCAGGAGTGGGCGGACCTCAAGGAAGCCCTGCAGGGCGCGGCCGAGCGCCGCGTCCTGCCCGTCGACCACAGCAAGTTCGGCCGCACCGCCACCCACGGCTACGGCGACGCCACCGGCTACGACCTGATCGTCACCGACGCCGCCGCCCCGGAGGCCGAAATTCAGGCGATCGAGGCACTTGGTGTCCCCGTGGAGGTCGTCGCCGTCTGAAAGGTGATCAGCTCCGTGGGTGGTTGGTTCACTGGAAGGCAGGCCACGAGCGCGGACTCGCAGACGGTTCGGAGGGGTGATGCTGCCCCACGACTGTTGCAGCTCGCCTTCCGTGGACGCACTCCGGATCTGGTCCCGCGTGTTGGGCAGCGCCGAGCCGGTCTCCGGGCCGGCCGGGCACCGCCCGCCTGCGGTCGGCCTTCGAGGGCGCCACCGACACCCACCAGCCCGCCACCGTGACACTGCACCTGGTCCCGGCCGGATCCGGCCCTGTGCACGTCAGAGCACACCCCGAGCCGGAAGATCTGGGAGGCAGGGATCTTTCCAGGACAGCGATCCTCCGCAAAGCCGCCCGGCCCCCCTGATCACACCTGTCCAGTCCACTCCGCTTTCCGCCGAGCCGACCTCACCTACGTCGGGCACGGATGCCCCTGGAGACGCCTCGTGCGGGCGCGCTGGTCCTGGAGGAACTCGCGGACGACCGGTGTGCGACCGTTGCTGTCGAGCTTGCTCAGCAGGCGCCGGAAGTGGGCCTCCACGCAGAACGAAGGGGACTGCTCCAACGAATCCGACGCCTTGCGCGCCCATTGCACGGCCACGTCGTTGTCTCCCGCGACGGCGTGGACCAGGGCGATGTGGACGTCGGCGAGGGCGGTGTCCCGATGCGGTATGTCACCGGTGTCGTCGGCGTCGAACAAGGGCAACAGGTAGCCCAGCGCCTTGTGCGTGTCACCGAGATAGGCATGGGAATAGCCGGCCTGGATCAGGACGGCTTCCGTAGTCATCCAGTCCGTGCAGTCAAGATCGTCGTCGTGCCGCTCGGCGGCGTGACGTGCGAACGTCGCGTCGATGAGACATGCCGTGGCGTCTGCGTCGCCCGCCATGCCGGCGGCCAGGGCGTGGGTGCTGGCGAGGGTCGCCAGCATGCGTGGGCTCGGGCGAGAGGACATGCACAGCCGCCAGGCGGCGTCCAGCAGATCGCGTGTTCCCGCGAGATCCCACAGGTCGATCTTCTGTTTGGCGGCCACGCACATGGCGTACGCTCCGCGGCGGGTGTCGCCTGCGGCTGCGGCGCAACGCATGCTGGAGAGAAAGGCCGACTGGGCACGCAGATGGTCGCCCGACTCGAACGCGAGCCAGCCGGAGAATGTCGCGGCGTCCGACGCGAGAGCCAGCAGCCGCGCGCCGATCTTCTGGTCACAGGAGGCGTTGCGCGCCAGGTCCGAGATCGTCTGCAGTTCGGCGTCCGCGAGCGGACGCACGGGCCGGCCGCCGATGGCCGCGTAGAGCTGGTGCAATTGTCTCTGGCGTTCTTCCAGCACGGCCACGGTCGAGCCGGTGATGCGCTGACCGCTCTGTGCGGGCAGCCATTCGGGTGCGGCGGCCGCGTCGAGCCAGGACGAGGTCAGACTAGCGATGCCTTGTCTGTCGGAGAGCACCTCGTAGCGATGATCGACCGCTCGCTGCGTGGTCCTGGAGGTGCTTTCCAGGGACCGCAGGGCATTGGCACAGGTCCATGGAGCCGTCAGCAGGTCCGCGTGGCCGGTGGCGGTGTACAGCCAGTCGGGCCAGCCGAGCCGGAGAGCCTCCGCGGGCGGGATCTGGTGGACGTGGGCGATGGCCAGCTGCGCGGAGGTCTCGGGAGTGACCTTGCCGGATTCCCAGCGTGCGATCTTCTCGCGGCGGGCGGCCATGGTTCCGAAGCCGAGATCGGCATGGGTTCTGGCGATGAGCTGTGCGTAGGCGCCGTGCGACAGTCCGGTCTGTTCACGCAGCAGGGCAAGGGGATGGCGGGCGGCCTTATAGGTGTCCATGATGGGTGTCTCGCTTGCATCAACGGGCACGCTGTGTGCTCTGTCATTCCCAGTCCCACTGCGGTGCGCCGGTGGGTGTCGGGATGCTGCCGGTCAGTCGCGCGACTCCCTTGGGGGTCGGGGGTGAAGAGGCAGTCCGTCTGGACCAGGGATATGTGATGTCCCGCGAAGACCTACAAAGAAATGAAACATACCTTTTTATTTCGGTGTAGGGGTGTGGCAGATCTTCTCACCAAGTGGACCGGTTTCGTCAGTCTCCGGCGGACGTGCGCCCAACACGGGGACGGCGCGGCACTGGCTGGTTCGCTCCGGGTGCCGGCCAGACCGATGATGGCTCCGGTTCGGGCCGTGGCCCGTGTCTCCCCGTGGTCGGCGAGCACCGGAGCATCGCCCCCTCGGTGATCGGTTCCTCGATCCGCCCACCTGGCTGGACCTCTACCGCCCCCGGCTCCTGCTGTGACCACAACCCGGCACGCCCGCCCCCAGGCACCGGTGTCAGCACCAGGGAGCGGGCCTGGCGCCGGCCGGCCGGAACCCCGCCAAGGGCCACGGCGCGGCCGGCCTCGTCCGATGTGTGTGGACCGTCAGACCATGGTCGACGCCGGGGGTGTCCAGCGGTGGGTACGGGAGCGCTGGGAGCGGACGCCGTACTCCGACTTCAGCTCTTCCGGGATCGCGTACTGCATGACCCGGCCGCGGGTGAGGGAGGCCAGCTCGAAGGTGGTCAGGAGGCTGCCCGCCTTGTCGAGCGCCCATTCGCCCAGCGGGCTGCTGTCCTCGATCGTCTCCAGGACGTTCAGGACGTGCGGGATCGCCTTGGCGGCCATGTCCCACGGGGAACGGGGGAGCTGGAGCCAGTCACCGATGGTGTCGCCGACCAGGAAGCGGATGGTGGCGGCGACGATCGGGTCGAAAAGGGTGCCGGGGACCACATCCTCGTACATCTTCACCAGTTGCTGGTTGAGGCGTACACCGTCCTCGGACGGGCCGAGATTGCGCAGCAGGTAGAGGTCGGCGTATTCGCGTGCCTCCGTGAGGTTGCTGGGAGCCGCCTCCATGTCGCAGCCCAGGATCGTGCCGACGACCCTCCAGGCGTAGTAGTACGCCTCCGCGCCCTCCTCGCTCATGTGGATGCCCAGACGGTGCATCGCGTCCAGGACGAGGATGGAGAAGCAGATCTGGCCGCCGATCATGTCTTCCTGGCACAGGGGCACGCCGTCCTGCGCCACGTCCCAGTGGTCGGAGCGGGTCAGGTGGTAGCGGATCGCGGCGTGCAGCAGCCGGACCTTCTGGGCGGCCGGGATGAACTTGCTGCCCTCCTCGAAGGCGTTGGTCTGCATGAGGTAGGTGACGAACTGGCCCGTGTTCGCCATGCGGCGCGAGGGATAGTCCATCGAGTGGGTCGAGGCCAGCAGCCGCGCCACGCGCGGGATGGCGTACGTGGCCGGCATCGCGGCGAAGGACAGACCGGTGTTGATGTGCGCGGAGTTGTCCATGAAGAACAGCCGGGCGCGCTCCATCACGTCCCAGTCCACCCAGGTCGGAGGCATACCGGTGGTCTCGAGGAAGGACTCGGCGGAGGCCGGAAGCCCCTCGGGAAGGCGGGTTCCCGCGGTGCTGAAGAAGCGCATCAGGGTGTTGAAGTCCTTTACTTCTCCCTTCTCGAACATGGCCGCCACGGTGTCGTCCGCCAGCGGGTCGCCCTGGTGGCGGAGGGTGTCGAGCGTCGCTTCGGTGTAGCGCGGGGTGGTGGAGGTGGTCATGGTGGGATGCTCGCTTCGTGGTCAGAGGGGGCGGTTGGCCGATGAGGTCGCCAGGTCGCGCAGCGCCGTGTACGTGGCACGGGGCAGGGGGACGGTGTCCAGCGCCCGGTGCGCCAGCGCCACCCGTTCGGTGATCATGTCTTCGACCTTCCGGCGGGCGCCGCTGGACTCCATGAGCATCCGTACGTGCGCCGCGTCGCCCTCGTCGAACTCGGGGCGCCCCACCGTCTTGGTCAGGGTCTGCCGGTCGTCCTCGGAGACGAGGGAGACGGTGAGGGCCATGAGCGCGGTGGGTTTGCCGTCTCGCAGGTCGTCGAGGTTGGGTTTGCCGGTCAGGGCCGGGTCGCCGAAGGTGCCCAGCATGTCGTCCCTGAGCTGGAACGCCTCGCCCAACGGGAGTCCGAACGCGGTGAAGGCCGTGAGCAGCCGCTCCGAGCCGCCGCCCAGCGTCGCGCCCAGGTGCAGAGGGCGTTCGACGGTGTACTTGGCCGTCTTGTACCGGGCCACCTCAAGTGATTCCGCGACCTGCGGTACCGCGTCGCCCGTGCGCAGCACCTCCAGGAACTGGCCCGCCACGGTCTCCCGCAGGAGAGCCGACCACAAGGGCACCGTGCGCGCGATGAACGCTCCGGGCAGTCCGCACGTGGCGAAGACCTGGCCCGCGTAGCCCATGAGGAGGTCGCCCAGCATCATGGCCAGGGCCACCGGCCTGGCTCGCCCCTGCTCCGAGTCCACGGCCCGGTCGGCGAAGGCGACGTGAGCCGTGGGCATGCCGTGGCGTACGCGGCTGTCGTCGATGATGTCATCGTGTGTGCACGCCGCCGCGTGCACCAGCTCCATGGCGGCCGCGGCGCGGACGATGCCGTCGCAGTCCGGCTGTCCCGCGGCCCGCCACCCCCAGTAGAGGAACGCGGCGCGCAGCCGCTTGCCCTGCTCCAGGGAGCCGCGCAACTGCTCGCACAGCGGGGCGAGTTCGGTGGAGACCTTGAGGAGCTCGGCCGACTCCTGCTCCACCAGACGCAGGAGTTGCTCGTCCACGCGTCGCTTCAACTGCTCGGACTCACCCATCGCCGGCCGCGCTCCGCTGCGCTACGACCTTGCGCGCCAGCAGCTCCAGGTAGTTGTCCGAGTCCTGCGTCACGCGGCGCGCCGCCAGCTCCCCGCGGGCGTGCAACTCCTTCATGCCGTCCGTGAGGAGGTGGGGCACATCCGACTGGTGCGTTGTCTGCCGACTGCGATCCGAGAGCTGGCGCAACTGGTCGAAGGCCAGGTCGGCGAGGCCGAGGGCGAGCAGGCCCACCTGGCTCAGCGCCGTGAGCGGGTTGGCGGGTGAGCCCGAGGCGGGGGGCGCGGTGCCGGGGTTCTGGGCGGGGTCGGGCATGGGCGGGTCTCCTGCCGCGTGCTGTGAGCCGATAAGGGTTTCATCGGTCGTAACGATCTTCGCGGCGGGAAGGTACGGATGACGGGCGATCACTTTCACACCGGGAAGGAGTGATGGGGTGTGGTGCGGTGATGCTCGGTGTTGTGGCGGTGTTCACCAGGCGATCAGGCCCGTTTGCCCGGCCGGGGGGATTGCTCAGTGTTCCAGGGCGCGGGCGATCG contains:
- a CDS encoding polyprenyl synthetase family protein — encoded protein: MGESEQLKRRVDEQLLRLVEQESAELLKVSTELAPLCEQLRGSLEQGKRLRAAFLYWGWRAAGQPDCDGIVRAAAAMELVHAAACTHDDIIDDSRVRHGMPTAHVAFADRAVDSEQGRARPVALAMMLGDLLMGYAGQVFATCGLPGAFIARTVPLWSALLRETVAGQFLEVLRTGDAVPQVAESLEVARYKTAKYTVERPLHLGATLGGGSERLLTAFTAFGLPLGEAFQLRDDMLGTFGDPALTGKPNLDDLRDGKPTALMALTVSLVSEDDRQTLTKTVGRPEFDEGDAAHVRMLMESSGARRKVEDMITERVALAHRALDTVPLPRATYTALRDLATSSANRPL
- a CDS encoding LuxR C-terminal-related transcriptional regulator; this encodes MTLLERSAELGVLGSLIEQASGGECAVALIEGPAGVGKSALLAAAARQGHDRGLMVLQAHGCDLERGMAFGVVRQLLEPATVAAESQGSSSLLAGAAEAARAVFESSADQVWSCTGSSDVPFAQLHGLYLLALRLAARRPLLVLVDDAHHADPCSRHWLTYLARRLRGSRISLLIAVRAEDSDTEDSVVAELSAHPACRRLRPAPLSPAAVAQYLTDGLGTELDTEVAALCHLITGGNPYLLRALTENVSRSGISPVRSELPRLTALAQRLLPLHLPILLRRHSASVAPAAAALATLGRTTSQPLLCEVTGLDAVAVAGALTVLEQAGLAEPGPPWQLRHPLMRETLQLRTSTAARNELRARAADALLALGGDDREVADLLLATEPEGHPWRVRVLRAAAQQALHRHEFHACRAYLHRALSEPPAQADRLEILAQLGITEVQTDPAAAVEHLRAAVEHLEPAGRVHLVPHLAEALTRTGRSAEAVALLDALAAEIPDADRESLYRLWAQGILLFLEDTPRLADDWIGRGGIGTDLPGDTPGQRLLLAALAVKTFLTGQCSETAATLAERALAQFSPPADPVLTGTFAVSALLNADRLTEAEHWYRHVAIAARDEQPPSPRSLLVSVHAKLAYRMGDPRAALAHIGQILDPAPADRRYWPYATALAVHALLDLGDVPEAARVCRAPFEGPVGKHWSWTALLAARARLRLEQGRPEAALADLEECGHRQTEGGYDNPALVPWRSEAALIHDRLGHRATAAHLAQQELQLARAWGSPRTVATSLRALGLLSTGPAALAALTEAVALLESTPARIDLARALADLGELLAAHGHINESRTRLRQALDLAETAHARPLSERAHRALLDTGARPRRKRQSGVSALTSRECRIATLAAEGMSNQQIATELFVTRRTVEFHLTRAFRKLGITTRNDLPRALSDIVQP
- a CDS encoding DeoR/GlpR family DNA-binding transcription regulator, with the translated sequence MRPSRGTEAEVEQRRLKLLQQVIAQGAVRIATLAENLQVSTMTVHRDLANLESRQLLHKRRGMAVALANVTLETATRFREYRDIEAKEAFAERLVREVQSGQTVLMDCGSTLFPLARRLTRIEGLTVVTNSLRIASLVGGADAAPGTCVILLGGAFRADFEACAGTDTLRHLSRIRADVMFSSATAVQGGRLFHPDQEWADLKEALQGAAERRVLPVDHSKFGRTATHGYGDATGYDLIVTDAAAPEAEIQAIEALGVPVEVVAV
- a CDS encoding oxygenase MpaB family protein; translation: MTTSTTPRYTEATLDTLRHQGDPLADDTVAAMFEKGEVKDFNTLMRFFSTAGTRLPEGLPASAESFLETTGMPPTWVDWDVMERARLFFMDNSAHINTGLSFAAMPATYAIPRVARLLASTHSMDYPSRRMANTGQFVTYLMQTNAFEEGSKFIPAAQKVRLLHAAIRYHLTRSDHWDVAQDGVPLCQEDMIGGQICFSILVLDAMHRLGIHMSEEGAEAYYYAWRVVGTILGCDMEAAPSNLTEAREYADLYLLRNLGPSEDGVRLNQQLVKMYEDVVPGTLFDPIVAATIRFLVGDTIGDWLQLPRSPWDMAAKAIPHVLNVLETIEDSSPLGEWALDKAGSLLTTFELASLTRGRVMQYAIPEELKSEYGVRSQRSRTHRWTPPASTMV